Part of the Candidatus Hydrogenedentota bacterium genome is shown below.
GGAGGCATGGCGTTATCTCCAGGTGACCTCTGGCGGCTTCCGTTTCGGCCACCGCGAGAACATCTGCTTCGGGTAGCCCAGCGCCAGGGCCCCGTGCACCCGGTGCGTCTTCGGGACACCGAGGAAGTCGGGTATGCTGCGGTCCCGTCCGCACGCCCCCACCAGGTATCCGACCAAGAAGCTCCCCAGCCCCATGGCCTGGGCGAGCAGCGACGCGTTGTGCAGCGCCAGCATCGCGTTGGCCTCGGGCAGGTGGATGTTCCGCTCGACATGAGCCACAATCAGACACTGCGCGCCGCGCAGAATAAAATCCTCGCCCTTTTTGTGGCCTTCGACCATGACCTCCATCTCGGGCACGAAGTCCAACAGGCTCTTGGCCTCGTGTCCCGACGTGAGCCGCACGATGCCGCGCACGAGCGGATTCCGCAGCTGCTTTGACATCTTCTCGAAGAACCGGACGGCCATGTCGCTGATGGCCTTCAATTCGTCCTTCTTCCGCACGACGATGTATTCGACATTCTGAAGGTTGTGCGCCGTCGGCGCGAGCTGCGCCGCCTCGATGATACGCTCCACTACCGGCTGCTCCACCTCGGCGTCCGTGAACACCCGCAACGACCTGCGCGCCCGTAGCATCTCCAGCACCTGGTCGCCCGAAGGCAGCAGGTCCGTCTTCACCGGGATGATGGCGCCTTCCGGGAACGATTCGTGATGGATAGCCCCCTGCCCGCAGATGGCCGCGCAATGTCCGCACGACGTGCACAGTTCCGCATGGACGGTCCTGGGGGCGTGTTCGCCCTCGACCAGGATGTTCTCCGGACACGTCAGGATGCACGCGCCGCACTGTTTGCACAGTCTTGCGTCTACTTCAATCTTGGCCATGGTTGATTCTCCCATCCAGCGCGTTCCGAGGCGTGGCCCGGCTCTGAAATCGCACGGGCCCCCTTCTTTTACGCTGATGCGCGCCGCCGCGTCAATCTGATGCTTGGTTCAGCAGCCCGGCGTTCGTATC
Proteins encoded:
- a CDS encoding nitroreductase family protein; protein product: MAKIEVDARLCKQCGACILTCPENILVEGEHAPRTVHAELCTSCGHCAAICGQGAIHHESFPEGAIIPVKTDLLPSGDQVLEMLRARRSLRVFTDAEVEQPVVERIIEAAQLAPTAHNLQNVEYIVVRKKDELKAISDMAVRFFEKMSKQLRNPLVRGIVRLTSGHEAKSLLDFVPEMEVMVEGHKKGEDFILRGAQCLIVAHVERNIHLPEANAMLALHNASLLAQAMGLGSFLVGYLVGACGRDRSIPDFLGVPKTHRVHGALALGYPKQMFSRWPKRKPPEVTWR